A genomic region of Caenorhabditis elegans chromosome V contains the following coding sequences:
- the str-165 gene encoding Serpentine receptor class r-10 (Confirmed by transcript evidence), with protein sequence MTNYEILKSAVQWISFVFSICFNSILIFLIITQSPKKMGNYRYLMIYFSCFAMFFSTIDVIVAPFIHTHGTSATVLMRRSDSDTIVNLQYVLLILLCSCFGVTITFFAIHFVFRYFALERKGRISYFDGPRLIVWIAVPMFFGIIWGTTVLFFALPTDETTELIRESVMKHYNLEMEDVIYVGASYYRRKSDGTLEMIVSSFIAASIFFTMMGTSFSVVCYYGVLSYRRIANLQNEGESEFTKNLQKQLLKALFLQALIPILLMYLPVGTYMTLPALNLDSEEFSKFVTLLYAIYPAIDPLPLFFVIDNYRIALKGYFLGCPGNQNRVSVAGSDN encoded by the exons ATGACAAACTACGAGATACTTAAAAGTGCTGTTCAATGGATCTCATTCGTTTTCTCGATTTgcttcaattcaattttgatttttctcataattacGCAGTCTCCAAAGAAAATGGGAAACTATCGATATTTGATGATCTATTTTTCCTGTTTCGCAATGTTTTTCTCAACTATCGATGTCATAGTTGCTCCG TTCATACATACGCATGGAACAAGTGCGACTGTCTTGATGAGGAGGAGTGATTCGGATACAATTGTAAATCTACAATATGTACTTTTGA TCCTCTTGTGCTCATGTTTTGGAGTGACTATAACCTTCTTCGCAATTCACTTCGTCTTCAGATACTTTGCCCTGGAAAG AAAAGGCAGAATCTCATATTTTGATGGTCCCCGTTTAATCGTTTGGATTGCTGTTCCAATGTTTTTTGGCATTATATGGGGAACCACGGTTCTATTTTTTGCACTTCCCACTGATGAGACTACTGAACTCATTAG agaAAGCGTTATGAAACATTACAATCTGGAAATGGAAGATGTGATCTATGTAGGAGCGTCTTATTATCGGAGAAAAAGCGACGGAACATTGGAAATGATAGTTTCTAGTTTTATTGCCGCTTCTATTTTCTTTACGATGATG GGAACATCATTTTCCGTTGTATGTTATTACGGTGTGTTGAGCTACCGAAGAATCGCAAATTTGCAGAACGAAGGAGAATCTgaattcacgaaaaatttacaaaaacagTTACTAAAAGCTCTCTTTCTACAG gcgCTCATTCCAATTCTTTTGATGTATTTACCAGTTGGAACATATATGACTCTACCTGCATTAAATTTGGATTCTGAAGAATTCAGTAAATTTGTTACTCTTCTCTATGCTATATACCCAGCAATTGATCCATTACCCTTGTTCTTCGTAATTGATAACTATCGAATTGCGTTGAAAG GATACTTTCTTGGGTGTCCAGGAAATCAAAACAGGGTCTCAGTGGCTGGATCGGATAATTAA
- the srx-129 gene encoding 7TM GPCR serpentine receptor class x (Srx) domain-containing protein (Confirmed by transcript evidence) — protein MSPAFFIFAIGSCLIISLFGSAVNFFLFYKFLRRDGKPNGFQKICLVKTLPNFVICFAFLLWVVPVTALNMTYSQLPYRLNSIIGSLAGSWAYLFTPYLQVSLSCNRFYLLYFPFGLKPLRNIPVANIAITMSILIVSCVCSVGLQDTCGYVYDPNFFTWRPEDLPCAAQVSEVILFMIFLITFTSNALNVGTCIRLLLNKMVGMNREEASRRRKKWMIMFTQSVIQDCLHLFDIINATWIWKLSDELWFQFLFLTLSFIIIYTLDGVVMFIFNADIQPKWFRKVIQLQSTRSSNVIVVSSVAASSNAVPRRRI, from the exons ATGTCTCCCgcgtttttcatttttgctatCGGATCTTGTCTGATT ataagTTTATTTGGTTCAGCAGTTAACTTTTTCctattctataaatttttaagacGAGACGGAAAACCCAacggatttcagaaaatttgtctCGTGAAAACTCTTCCCAATTTCGTTAtttgttttgcatttttactATGGGTTGTTCCTGTAACTGCTTTGAATATGACATATTCACAACTACCGTATCGGTTAAATAGTATTATTGGGAGTCTTGCTGGATCATGGGCCTATCTTTTCA caccATATCTCCAAGTCAGTTTATCATGTAACAGATTTTATCTTCTATATTTTCCCTTCGGCCTCAAACCACTTAGAAATATTCCTGTGGCTAATATTGCAATAACAATGTCGATACTTATTGTCTCATGTGTTTGCTCCGTCGGATTACAAG ATACTTGTGGGTACGTATATGacccaaactttttcactTGGCGTCCTGAAGATCTTCCCTGTGCAGCTCAAGTTTCAGAAGTCATTCTCTTCATGATATTTCTCATAACTTTTACATCAAATGCTCTTAACGTTGGTACATGTATTCGACTTCTTCTTAATAAAATGGTTGGAATGAACAGAGAAGAAGCTAGCAGGCGACGAAAGAAATGGATGATTATGTTCACTCAG AGTGTGATTCAAGATTGTCTGCATTTGTTTGACATAATAAATGCCACTTGGATATGGAAATTAAGTGACGAATTATGGTTTCAATTCTTGTTTTTGACGCTGTCTTTTATCATAATTTATACATTAGACGG agtggTTATGTTCATTTTCAACGCTGATATTCAACCGAAGTGGTTCAGAAAAGTGATTCAATTGCAATCAACACGAAGTAGCAATGTGATCGTAGTTTCTTCAGTAGCAGCATCTTCAAATGCAGTACCACGACGGCGCATTTAA
- the nrf-5 gene encoding Nose resistant to fluoxetine protein 5 (Confirmed by transcript evidence), which translates to MSRNFHIFFLLVSIIQVGNSADSSEITHKPAGIYVRLNQKAVDYVADLASDALPAILNNLSPPDIVTDMAKITKLHISNVAKPNLSAKFIDGKGVAYNISLASFRASAYAEISVFVWSYEGDFTAELRELSIESELHFDYNGTTTVNASVCNVTHSELSLVFPPGSSLSALQSEIKGQIVSALRDAVCTTAVEALTFVMAQKPIPPESPNYQKPEAGDPNGFSVAELGASLCQVDTVNGFEDSEQEEGNVETTVAPTPDDDNSTLTTEETQKSYWGVDLSVNHPPTFTDEDMIIGLDGGILFNGWKADSAQQLQILNKTRLDKKMVGILLSEYIPNTLFHHIYMYDLGNFKHRYTPSSLPKILQKLSKAVCSKCYVEVSANLTEQPILQIDAHLGARVQLSGNVSIMFHGREQLHDVLHANTKLHVTLKPTVRHSRIFGDVSLTNVDVNVFDLGLGGPLAAPIEKLFSFVVPRVLWPQVKKRLRFAMNRRGVKLPIFCGVELEHTELDFVDHAVLLNTDFSFDLPLFLAKFKKYLDAKSKINPNLPKYVII; encoded by the exons aTGTCGCGgaattttcacatatttttcctgcttgtttcaataattcaaGTAGGAAATTCTGCTGACAGTTCGGAAATTACACATAAACCAGCAGGAATCTACGTTCGATTAAATCAAAAAGCAGTGGATTATGTCGCAG ATTTGGCATCCGATGCTCTCCCAGCAATTCTCAATAACTTGAGCCCTCCCGATATTGTGACTGATATGGCTAAAATCACAAAGCTTCATATATCAAACGTTGCAAAGCCGAACCTCAGCGCAAAATTCATTGATGGAAAAGGTGTTGCCTACAATATATCATTGGCTTCCTTCCGTGCAAGTGCTTATGCTGAGATCAGTGTATTTGTGTGGTCATATGAAGGAGATTTCACTGCAGAGCTCCGCGAACTGTCTATCGAATCGGAACTTCATTTTGATTATAATGGAACTACTACTGTTAAT gcTTCCGTTTGCAACGTAACTCATTCCGAACTTTCACTGGTGTTTCCACCTGGATCAAGTTTGTCAGCACTTCAATCGGAAATTAAAGGACAG attgtctCTGCTCTCCGTGATGCTGTCTGCACAACCGCTGTTGAAGCTCTCACATTCGTGATGGCACAGAAACCAATTCCACCTGAGAGCCCAAACTATCAGAAGCCAGAAGCAGGAGATCCAAATGGTTTCAGTGTCGCCGAGTTAGGAGCATCATTGTGCCAAGTTGACACAGTTAATGGATTTGAAGATTCGGAGCAAGAAGAGGGAAATGTGGAGACAACGGTTGCTCCAACACCGGATGATGATAACTCAACGTTGACAACCGaggaaactcaaaaatcttaTTGGGGAGTTGATTTGAGCGTTAATCATCCACCAACATTTACAGATGAG GATATGATTATTGGCCTTGATGGAGGAATTCTCTTCAACGGCTGGAAGGCCGACTCAGCTCAGcagcttcaaattttgaacaagaCCCGGCTTGATAAGAAAATGGTTGGAATTCTTCTCTCCGAGTACATCCCCAATACACTGTTTCATCATATTTACATGTATGACttgggaaatttcaaacataG ataCACCCCAAGTTCACTTCCAAAAATACtgcaaaaactttcaaaggCGGTGTGCTCAAAATGCTACGTGGAAGTTTCCGCTAATCTTACTGA ACAACCGATTCTCCAAATCGATGCTCATCTTGGAGCACGAGTTCAATTGTCTGGAAATGTCTCAATCATGTTCCATGGACGAGAACAACTCCATGATGTTCTTCATGCTAACACAAAGTTGCACGTCACG cTGAAGCCAACTGTCCGGCATTCGCGTATTTTTGGAGATGTTTCTCTGACTAATGTGGATGTCAACGTTTTTGAT cttggACTTGGCGGACCACTCGCTGCTCCAATCGAAAAGCTCTTCTCATTTGTGGTCCCACGTGTACTCTGGCCTCAAGTCAAAAAGCGTCTGCGCTTTGCGATGAACCGTCGTGGAGTCAAACTGCCAATATTCTGCGGAGTCGAACTAGAGCATACCGAATTGGACTTCGTTGATCATGCTGTACTCCTCAACACTGACTTCTCATTTGATTTGCCACTATTCTTGgcgaagttcaaaaaatatttggatgCGAAGAGCAAGATAAATCCAAACTTGCCGAAATACGTGATTAtctaa
- the sel-10 gene encoding F-box/WD repeat-containing protein sel-10 (Confirmed by transcript evidence), whose translation MWPRNDVHMDDGSMTPEDQEPVTDNDMEYNDNGEESSYSNGSSSSYNADKLSSSRPLQHKLDLSASPSRNNDLNPRVEHLIALFKDLSSAEQMDAFTRLLQESNMTNIRQLRAIIEPHFQRDFLSCLPVELGMKILHNLTGYDLLKVAQVSKNWKLISEIDKIWKSLGVEEFKHHPDPTDRVTGAWQGTAIAAGVTIPDHIQPCDLNVHRFLKLQKFGDIFERAADKSRYLRADKIEKNWNANPIMGSAVLRGHEDHVITCMQIHDDVLVTGSDDNTLKVWCIDKGEVMYTLVGHTGGVWTSQISQCGRYIVSGSTDRTVKVWSTVDGSLLHTLQGHTSTVRCMAMAGSILVTGSRDTTLRVWDVESGRHLATLHGHHAAVRCVQFDGTTVVSGGYDFTVKIWNAHTGRCIRTLTGHNNRVYSLLFESERSIVCSGSLDTSIRVWDFTRPEGQECVALLQGHTSLTSGMQLRGNILVSCNADSHVRVWDIHEGTCVHMLSGHRSAITSLQWFGRNMVATSSDDGTVKLWDIERGALIRDLVTLDSGGNGGCIWRLCSTSTMLACAVGSRNNTEETKVILLDFDAVYP comes from the exons ATGTGGCCACGAAATGATGTACACATGGATGATGGATCGATGACACCGGAGGACCAGGAGCCTGTTACCGATAATGATATGGAATATAAT GACAATGGAGAAGAAAGCTCGTACAGCAATGGCTCTTCTTCCAGCTACAATGCTGACAAATTATCGTC TTCCAGACCTTTGCAACACAAACTTGATTTATCGGCTTCTCCCTCTCGAAACAACGACCTCAATCCGCGTGTCGAACATTTGATCGCATTATTCAAG GATCTATCAAGCGCGGAACAAATGGATGCATTCACACGTCTGCTTCAGGAATCCAACATGACAAATATTCGACAGCTGCGTGCCATTATTGAACCCCATTTCCAGCGTGATTTCCTCTCCTGCCTCCCTGTCGAG cTCGGAATGAAAATCCTTCACAATTTAACCGGATATGACCTGCTCAAAGTGGCACAGGtgtcgaaaaattggaaattgatatctgaaattgacaaaatttggaAGAGTCTTGGTGTCGAAGAGTTTAAACATCATCCAGATCCCAC AGACCGAGTTACTGGTGCGTGGCAAGGAACTGCAATTGCTGCTGGAGTCACTATTCCTGATCACATTCAGCCATGTGATCTTAATGTTCATCGATTTCTAAAGTTGCAGAAGTTTGGAGA tatCTTCGAACGCGCTGCTGACAAGTCACGTTATCTTCGAGccgataaaattgaaaagaactGGAATGCGAATCCAATTATGGGGTCAGCAGTGCTACGAGGACACGAAGATCATGTAATCACTTGTATGCAAATTCATGATGATGTCTTGGTGACTGGATCTGACGATAACACTCTTAAAGTATGGTGTATTGACAAAGGAGAGGTTATGTACACACTAGTCGGCCACACTGGAGGAGTTTGGACATCACAGATTTCTCAATGCGGAAGATATATTGTTAGCGGGTCCACTGATAGAACTGTAAAAgtttggagtactgtagatggTTCACTTCTTCATACACTTCAAGGACATACTTCCACTGTTCGATGCATGGCTATGGCTGGTTCCAT ACTTGTCACTGGATCACGAGATACCACTCTTCGTGTATGGGACGTAGAATCCGGACGTCACCTGGCAACTTTACATGGCCATCATGCAGCCGTTCGATGCGTTCAATTCGATGGAACAACTGTTGTTTCGGGAGGATATGATTTTACCGTTAAAATTTGGAATGCTCATACTGGGAGATGTATCCGTACTCTGACCGGTCATAACAATAGAGTTTATTCTCTTCTC tttgaaaGCGAGCGATCGATCGTGTGCTCTGGCTCTCTGGACACTTCAATTCGCGTGTGGGATTTTACACGACCGGAAGGCCAAGAATGTGTGGCTCTTTTGCAAGGACACACCTCACTTACATCCGGAATGCAACTTCGAGGCAATATTCTCGTGTCATGCAATGCAGATAGCCATGTTAGA gtaTGGGATATTCACGAGGGAACTTGTGTACACATGCTTTCTGGACATCGATCCGCTATCACTTCACTTCAATGGTTTGGACGAAATATGGTAGCAACGAGTAGTGACGATGGAACTGTCAAATTGTGGGATATTGAGAGAG gtgCACTGATTCGAGATCTAGTAACTTTGGATTCTGGAGGCAATGGTGGCTGTATTTGGAGACTTTGTTCTACTTCTACGATGCTAGCGTGTGCAGTCGGATCTCGTAACAACACCGAGGAGACCAAAGTTATCCTTCTCGACTTTGATGCTGTATACCCTTAA
- the hpo-31 gene encoding CCA tRNA nucleotidyltransferase 1, mitochondrial (Confirmed by transcript evidence) produces MNQIEPTTMKIDNEDFRTLFTPQLLKLRDLFAKRNYELRIAGGAVRDLLMNIRPADVDFASTATPTQMKEMFEEDKIRMLHKRGEEHGTITCRIDDCENFEITTLRVDIVCDGRRAQVEYTTDWQLDANRRDLTINSLFLDLHGNVVDYFGGIRDIETRRIAFVGDARQRIQEDYLRILRYFRFFGRISDCTEHEHDTIQAIVENKDGMAGISAERIWTELKKIVVGRMADEVLKAMIEQCELQKYLGLPKECNLERFHTVFNRFSKTVEPMTMIACLCEDEHQIAEFHRITKLSNDERLLGEFILSERQSAVENLKNDDWWIDRIVDLEVRPGHENQQDRLRQRLVQLAKSVLADEERIQMIENFEAPKFPITGRDLMEAGVRKGPHVRNVLYYLYNLWKESRFTESKYSLLERAKDSDIPDLSKERRKSISPKR; encoded by the exons ATGAATCAAATTGAGCCAACTacaatgaaaattgataatgaagattttcg aactctcTTCACACCTCAACTTTTGAAACTCCGTGATTTATTCGCCAAACGAAATTATGAGCTTCGAATTGCCGGTGGAGCTGTTCGAGATCTACTTATGAACATTCGACCGGCTGACGTTGACTTTGCCAGTACTGCAACACCGACTCAAATGAag GAAATGTTCGAAGAGGATAAAATTAGAATGCTTCATAAAAGAGGCGAAGAGCACGGAACAATCACGTGTCGCATTGACGATTGTGAAAACTTTGAG ATCACAACGCTTCGTGTAGACATTGTGTGTGATGGAAGAAGGGCTCAAGTTGAATACACAACTGACTGGCAACTTGATGCAAATAGAAGAGATCTTACTATCAATTCACTGTTTTTGG ATCTTCATGGAAACGTTGTCGACTATTTCGGTGGAATCAGAGACATTGAAACTCGGCGCATCGCTTTTGTTGGAGACGCTCGTCAGAGAATCCAGGAGGACTATTTACGAATTCTTAG atatttccgTTTCTTTGGACGAATCAGTGACTGTACGGAACACGAGCACGACACAATTCAGGCGATTGTAGAGAACAAGGATGGTATGGCGGGAATAAGTGCCGAGAGAATTTGGACAGAACTCAAAAAGATTGTGGTTGGAAGAATGGCTGATGAGGTGTTAAAAGCGATGATTGAACAATgtgaattacaaaaatatcTGGGACTTCCGAAGGAATGCAATCTAGAGAGATTTCATACAGTTTTTAataggttttcaaaaactgtcgAGCCAATGACAATGATTGCATGCCTGTGTGAGGATGAACATCAAATCGCCGAATTTCATCGTATTACGAAGCTCTCGAACGATGAACGTCTCCTCGGTGAATTCATTCTTAGTGAACGACAATCTGCtgttgagaatttaaaaaacgatGACTGGTGGATTGATAGAATTGTTGATTTGGAAGTACGTCCTGGTCACGAGAATCAACAGGATCGACTTCGTCAGCGACTTGTCCAACTTGCCAAAAGTGTGCTCGCTGATGAAGAAAGAATTCAAATGATTGAGAATTTTGAAGCTCCCAAGTTTCCAATAactg GTCGTGATCTGATGGAAGCTGGTGTTCGAAAAGGTCCTCACGTCCGAAATGTACTCTATTATCTTTACAATTTATGGAAAGAATCAAGATTCACTGAAAGCAAATATTCTTTATTGGAGCGTGCCAAAGACTCGGACATTCCGGATTTGTCGAAAGAACGCCGAAAGTCGATATCCCCAAAACGTTAA
- the ceh-24 gene encoding Homeobox protein ceh-24 (Confirmed by transcript evidence) produces MSEKETPSPVLDVKKEKNEETGIDEEKSSEDDCSKRSKVKSNPSKFSVNSILSPLESLVRVQQQLLKMAASKSGTPGTNAGVPGAFPYGPGRLPGNYFAGPFPGYSGAQPNWYNGNDPRFAAAAALLPCSIDPVRSAINHQFSMSSMSQRRKRRVLFSQAQVYELERRFKQAKYLTAPEREQLANSIRLTPTQVKIWFQNHRYKCKRQEKEKAMSGLGHSEDGSSPPPDNDDDDDKYSIEMDDKDDEEEEESEKPVLKPSGVFGLPYPPNAAAAAAAAAAAFNFPFAAQGPNPAYYMRW; encoded by the exons ATGAGCGAGAAAGAG acGCCGTCTCCTGTTCTGGAtgttaaaaaagaaaagaatgaAGAGACTGGAATTGATGAGGAGAAGAGCTCGGAAGATGATTGCTCCAAAAGATCGAAGGTTAAATCCAATCCCTCCAAGTTTTCAGTCAACAGCATTTTATCACCATTGGAGAGTTTAG TTCGTGTACAACAACAGCTTCTCAAAATGGCTGCATCAAAATCTGGAACACCTGGAACAAATGCAGGAGTTCCTGGTGCGTTTCCGTATGGTCCAGGTAGACTTCCAGGCAATTATTTTGCAGGACCATTTCCTGG TTACAGCGGAGCTCAACCAAATTGGTACAATGGGAATGATCCAAGATTTGCAGCAGCTGCAGCTT TACTTCCGTGCTCTATTGATCCAGTTAGATCTGCTataaatcatcaattttcaatgagtTCAATGAGTCAACGACGGAAAAGAAGAGTCCTATTCAGTCAGGCACAAGTTTACGAATTGGAACGAAGATTCAAACAAGCGAAATATTTAACTGCTCCGGAAAGGGAGCAACTGGCTAATTCGATTCGGTTGACTCCAACGCAG GTGAAGATCTGGTTTCAAAACCACCGATACAAGTGCAAGCGTCAGGAGAAAGAAAAAGCAATGAGTGGTCTTGGACACAGTGAAGATGGAAGCTCACCCCCACCAGATaacgatgatgatgacga caaatacTCTATTGAAATGGATGATAAAGATGACGAGGAGGAAGAAGAATCAGAAAAACCAGTGTTAAAGCCAAGTGGAGTATTTGGG CTCCCCTACCCTCCAAATGCTGCTGCAGCTGCCGCCGCTGCAGCGGCTGCGTTCAATTTTCCTTTTGCTGCACAAGGACCGAATCCCGCCTATTATATGCGTTGGTGa
- the F55B12.2 gene encoding Carbohydrate sulfotransferase (Partially confirmed by transcript evidence) produces the protein MTKNGHLFLLTNLKIVRKQSADRSKNRIIFQAFAINFIVILYYYGMASEIRQLRDNHLDFIQPYVNIRSDLFIAPKYKILSCGIRKSMSQLLINIMCLLHNETEFQNQNRSLNDTWMSERVCSHKDPEFHIPQKNVEQYQNLTKFAFIRDPFDRFISFYLHVCKNDNGCWDCGDNMRCVVRNVYKSLKSYENDPDEASSSSIDRHAAPITWNCNFQETFSQYHLIKIGFDYQSRHAAITQLTDILYTNRVSDTLITKISNESMTGETLHGTHKSVGRVQAEQQVNEDSVVREYLHKIYFFDYLIFNFDTNHLDDEYKQLLTSWKLFK, from the exons ATGACCAAGAATGGGCATTTATTTCTACtgacaaatctgaaaattgttagaaaacaGTCTGCGGATCG ttcaaaaaacaGAATCATATTTCAAGCATTTGCCATCAACTTCATAGTTATCTTATACTATTACGGAATGGCATCTGAAATTCGCCAACTTAGAG ATAATCACCTTGACTTCATCCAACCATATGTAAATATTAGATCGGATCTATTT ATTGCTCCTAAATATAAGATTTTATCATGtggaattcgaaaatcgatgtcccaacttttaatCAATATAATGTGCTTACTACACAATGAAACAGAGTTTCAGAACCAAAATCGATCTTTAAATGATACGTGGATGTCTGAAAG agtATGCTCTCACAAAGATCCAGAGTTCCACATTCCTCAAAAAAACGTGGAACAATATCAAAATCTCACAAAATTTGCGTTCATCCGGGATCCCTTTGATAGATTCATCTCATTCTATTTGCACGTTTGTAAAAA TGACAATGGATGCTGGGATTGCGGTGACAATATGCGATGTGTTGTGAGAAATGTGTATAAAAGTCTGAAAAGTTATGAGAATGACCCAGATGAAGCTTCGTCGTCTTCGATAGACAGACATGCCGCGCCAATTACATG gaacTGTAACTTCCAAGAAACCTTCTCACAATATCACCTCATTAAAATTGGCTTCGACTATCAAAGTAGACATGCTGCAATTACTCAACTCACAGATATTCTATACACAAATCGTGTTTCTGACACACTTATTACCAAGATCTCAAACGAATCAATGA CTGGTGAAACGTTACATGGTACCCACAAATCAGTGGGAAGAGTTCAGGCTGAACAACAAGTGAACGAGGATTCTGTAGTCCGAGAGTATCTTCACAAAATCTACTTCTTTGATTATTTGATCTTCAATTTTGATACAAATCACTTGGATGATGAATATAAACAACTATTAACATCatggaaacttttcaaataa
- the sel-10 gene encoding F-box/WD repeat-containing protein sel-10 (Confirmed by transcript evidence), which yields MWPRNDVHMDDGSMTPEDQEPVTDNDMEYNDNGEESSYSNGSSSSYNADKLSSPLQHKLDLSASPSRNNDLNPRVEHLIALFKDLSSAEQMDAFTRLLQESNMTNIRQLRAIIEPHFQRDFLSCLPVELGMKILHNLTGYDLLKVAQVSKNWKLISEIDKIWKSLGVEEFKHHPDPTDRVTGAWQGTAIAAGVTIPDHIQPCDLNVHRFLKLQKFGDIFERAADKSRYLRADKIEKNWNANPIMGSAVLRGHEDHVITCMQIHDDVLVTGSDDNTLKVWCIDKGEVMYTLVGHTGGVWTSQISQCGRYIVSGSTDRTVKVWSTVDGSLLHTLQGHTSTVRCMAMAGSILVTGSRDTTLRVWDVESGRHLATLHGHHAAVRCVQFDGTTVVSGGYDFTVKIWNAHTGRCIRTLTGHNNRVYSLLFESERSIVCSGSLDTSIRVWDFTRPEGQECVALLQGHTSLTSGMQLRGNILVSCNADSHVRVWDIHEGTCVHMLSGHRSAITSLQWFGRNMVATSSDDGTVKLWDIERGALIRDLVTLDSGGNGGCIWRLCSTSTMLACAVGSRNNTEETKVILLDFDAVYP from the exons ATGTGGCCACGAAATGATGTACACATGGATGATGGATCGATGACACCGGAGGACCAGGAGCCTGTTACCGATAATGATATGGAATATAAT GACAATGGAGAAGAAAGCTCGTACAGCAATGGCTCTTCTTCCAGCTACAATGCTGACAAATTATCGTC ACCTTTGCAACACAAACTTGATTTATCGGCTTCTCCCTCTCGAAACAACGACCTCAATCCGCGTGTCGAACATTTGATCGCATTATTCAAG GATCTATCAAGCGCGGAACAAATGGATGCATTCACACGTCTGCTTCAGGAATCCAACATGACAAATATTCGACAGCTGCGTGCCATTATTGAACCCCATTTCCAGCGTGATTTCCTCTCCTGCCTCCCTGTCGAG cTCGGAATGAAAATCCTTCACAATTTAACCGGATATGACCTGCTCAAAGTGGCACAGGtgtcgaaaaattggaaattgatatctgaaattgacaaaatttggaAGAGTCTTGGTGTCGAAGAGTTTAAACATCATCCAGATCCCAC AGACCGAGTTACTGGTGCGTGGCAAGGAACTGCAATTGCTGCTGGAGTCACTATTCCTGATCACATTCAGCCATGTGATCTTAATGTTCATCGATTTCTAAAGTTGCAGAAGTTTGGAGA tatCTTCGAACGCGCTGCTGACAAGTCACGTTATCTTCGAGccgataaaattgaaaagaactGGAATGCGAATCCAATTATGGGGTCAGCAGTGCTACGAGGACACGAAGATCATGTAATCACTTGTATGCAAATTCATGATGATGTCTTGGTGACTGGATCTGACGATAACACTCTTAAAGTATGGTGTATTGACAAAGGAGAGGTTATGTACACACTAGTCGGCCACACTGGAGGAGTTTGGACATCACAGATTTCTCAATGCGGAAGATATATTGTTAGCGGGTCCACTGATAGAACTGTAAAAgtttggagtactgtagatggTTCACTTCTTCATACACTTCAAGGACATACTTCCACTGTTCGATGCATGGCTATGGCTGGTTCCAT ACTTGTCACTGGATCACGAGATACCACTCTTCGTGTATGGGACGTAGAATCCGGACGTCACCTGGCAACTTTACATGGCCATCATGCAGCCGTTCGATGCGTTCAATTCGATGGAACAACTGTTGTTTCGGGAGGATATGATTTTACCGTTAAAATTTGGAATGCTCATACTGGGAGATGTATCCGTACTCTGACCGGTCATAACAATAGAGTTTATTCTCTTCTC tttgaaaGCGAGCGATCGATCGTGTGCTCTGGCTCTCTGGACACTTCAATTCGCGTGTGGGATTTTACACGACCGGAAGGCCAAGAATGTGTGGCTCTTTTGCAAGGACACACCTCACTTACATCCGGAATGCAACTTCGAGGCAATATTCTCGTGTCATGCAATGCAGATAGCCATGTTAGA gtaTGGGATATTCACGAGGGAACTTGTGTACACATGCTTTCTGGACATCGATCCGCTATCACTTCACTTCAATGGTTTGGACGAAATATGGTAGCAACGAGTAGTGACGATGGAACTGTCAAATTGTGGGATATTGAGAGAG gtgCACTGATTCGAGATCTAGTAACTTTGGATTCTGGAGGCAATGGTGGCTGTATTTGGAGACTTTGTTCTACTTCTACGATGCTAGCGTGTGCAGTCGGATCTCGTAACAACACCGAGGAGACCAAAGTTATCCTTCTCGACTTTGATGCTGTATACCCTTAA